A stretch of Sulfitobacter sp. SK012 DNA encodes these proteins:
- a CDS encoding ABC transporter substrate-binding protein, translating to MSYSIKHIALAAGIAVGTSGAAFAQEITVSAWGGFFEETLKDVIYPGFTEETGISVRSIAQPADQAWLTQLTNAARANTAPADLSLVADEVLIRGQAIGLWATLDGDNIPNTETLVDGFAKADDEGNLYAVGALSWYTTFVTNTDSSPDAPTTWADLWTRDWDGKLGLTSNANSGLMEATALTFFGGYEIMETREGLEQVIAKIAELKPQVQLWYRDEGQFQQSLESGELAGGLYYHDVTMLSAMDGLPVVSTFPTEGGILGDAYWIVPRDSEMVAEAELFINYMSRPDVQAEMARNLGIAPVAQRDTMDLSDEEFDSVGTSGNVIRTQTEIHLRESDWLPDAYLEMISQ from the coding sequence ATGTCTTATTCAATCAAACATATCGCATTGGCGGCAGGTATTGCCGTTGGCACCAGCGGTGCCGCATTTGCACAAGAAATCACTGTCAGTGCATGGGGCGGCTTTTTTGAAGAAACCCTCAAAGACGTCATCTATCCGGGTTTCACCGAAGAAACCGGCATCTCCGTCCGCTCAATCGCGCAGCCGGCTGACCAAGCATGGCTGACGCAATTGACCAACGCGGCGCGGGCCAACACCGCCCCCGCCGATCTGTCGCTTGTCGCGGATGAGGTTCTGATCCGCGGGCAGGCCATTGGCCTTTGGGCCACGCTCGACGGTGACAACATCCCGAACACTGAAACGCTGGTCGACGGATTTGCCAAGGCGGACGATGAGGGCAACCTTTATGCTGTCGGTGCATTGTCTTGGTACACCACCTTCGTCACCAACACCGATTCATCCCCAGATGCGCCGACCACATGGGCGGATTTGTGGACCCGCGATTGGGATGGCAAACTTGGCCTGACGTCCAATGCGAACTCCGGCCTGATGGAAGCCACCGCGCTGACGTTTTTTGGTGGCTACGAGATCATGGAAACCCGTGAAGGGCTTGAGCAGGTCATCGCCAAAATCGCCGAATTGAAGCCGCAAGTGCAGCTTTGGTATCGCGATGAGGGCCAGTTTCAGCAGAGCCTTGAATCGGGCGAATTGGCTGGCGGCTTGTACTACCATGACGTCACGATGCTGTCCGCGATGGACGGCTTGCCAGTTGTGTCCACGTTCCCGACCGAGGGAGGCATTTTAGGTGACGCTTATTGGATCGTGCCGCGTGATAGTGAAATGGTCGCTGAGGCTGAGCTGTTCATCAACTACATGAGCCGCCCCGATGTGCAGGCCGAAATGGCCCGCAACCTTGGTATCGCACCCGTTGCACAGCGCGACACGATGGATCTTTCGGACGAAGAATTCGACTCCGTTGGTACCTCGGGCAATGTGATCCGCACACAGACAGAAATCCACCTGCGCGAAAGCGATTGGCTGCCGGATGCCTATCTTGAAATGATCTCTCAGTAA
- a CDS encoding LysR family transcriptional regulator produces the protein MRLSDIDLRLLRVFKSVAESGGFVKAQAALGISQPAISSHIANLEQRLNVRLCNRGPQGFSLTPQGQNVLDETNQMLDHLDAYANRLNEIGEKTVQRIRIGVVDCLVTDPQNPLSATIKRVKAQQKSTSVRIGIYDYLDCLTELRSGRLDIAIVGIDADAKLPEGIEAIHIYDELSGLYCAPDHACSGVTDLNELTGLLNKAEISAHSFLLNPIDDSFNMHLLDENADISQGNIESTTYLTLAGTHVGLIPKHYADQWVKADQLVAIAPDTYSVTTRFHAVRITSANPSDVAQKIWDQFSTMNGTK, from the coding sequence ATGAGGCTCTCGGACATTGATCTTCGTCTATTACGGGTCTTCAAATCGGTCGCCGAATCTGGTGGTTTCGTCAAAGCGCAGGCCGCGTTGGGGATCAGCCAACCTGCCATTAGTTCCCATATTGCGAACCTCGAACAACGCTTGAACGTGCGGCTGTGCAATCGCGGGCCGCAGGGGTTTTCACTGACGCCTCAGGGGCAAAACGTATTGGATGAAACGAACCAAATGCTCGACCACCTCGATGCTTATGCAAATCGGTTGAATGAAATTGGCGAAAAGACTGTGCAACGCATCCGTATCGGTGTTGTTGATTGTCTCGTAACGGACCCACAAAACCCCTTGTCTGCAACGATCAAACGGGTAAAGGCACAGCAAAAATCCACGTCCGTGCGCATTGGCATATACGACTACCTCGATTGCTTGACTGAGTTGCGTTCAGGTCGATTGGACATCGCGATTGTTGGCATTGACGCGGATGCCAAGCTGCCCGAGGGGATTGAGGCAATCCACATTTATGACGAGCTTAGCGGGCTTTATTGCGCGCCGGATCACGCCTGTAGCGGAGTGACTGATCTAAACGAATTGACCGGATTGCTCAACAAAGCCGAGATTTCCGCGCATAGTTTCTTGCTGAACCCCATTGATGACAGCTTTAACATGCATCTGCTGGACGAGAATGCGGACATATCGCAAGGCAATATTGAATCCACGACCTACCTTACTTTGGCAGGCACCCATGTTGGATTGATCCCGAAGCATTATGCAGATCAATGGGTTAAGGCGGATCAATTGGTGGCAATTGCACCCGATACCTACAGTGTCACCACGCGGTTTCACGCGGTGCGGATAACGTCAGCCAACCCGAGCGATGTCGCGCAGAAAATATGGGACCAGTTTAGCACCATGAACGGCACCAAATGA
- the ctlX gene encoding citrulline utilization hydrolase CtlX, translating to MVRPHHFGVNPETSDNAYQSSTLTSSVDALRAYEELTDAAEILRSHGIDVNLFEGEDPRTPDCVFPNNWFSTHAGGHVAVYPMKAPNRRLERRQDVLGMLKSKFRVQDILDYSGLEHDGLYLEGTGAMVLDHVDRIAYAVESDRTSPIALERFCTHFNYEPMAFAAVDAAGQAVYHTNVLMCIATDFAMIGGAMIKNVSRRDDVMNRLAQSGRVVIDLSENQISNFAGNAIELQGRKGRILALSETASAALDHVQKEQISESATLVELKIPTIELSGGSVRCTIAGIHLAPRG from the coding sequence ATGGTTCGGCCCCACCACTTTGGGGTTAATCCAGAAACGTCTGATAATGCCTACCAGTCTTCAACGTTAACGTCTTCGGTCGATGCGCTGCGCGCCTATGAAGAACTGACGGATGCGGCTGAGATACTGCGGTCACATGGAATCGACGTAAACTTGTTCGAGGGCGAAGATCCAAGAACGCCGGATTGTGTCTTTCCGAACAACTGGTTTTCCACGCATGCGGGCGGTCACGTGGCGGTCTATCCTATGAAAGCACCGAACCGCCGGTTAGAGCGTCGGCAAGACGTCTTGGGGATGCTGAAAAGTAAATTCCGCGTTCAAGACATTCTGGATTATTCAGGTCTGGAACATGACGGATTATATCTGGAAGGCACAGGTGCGATGGTGTTGGATCACGTAGACCGCATCGCCTATGCTGTTGAGTCCGATCGCACCAGCCCGATTGCGCTGGAACGCTTTTGCACACATTTTAACTATGAACCGATGGCGTTTGCCGCCGTTGATGCAGCTGGGCAGGCAGTTTATCATACGAATGTTTTGATGTGTATCGCGACAGATTTTGCGATGATTGGCGGTGCGATGATCAAAAACGTGTCGCGGCGCGATGATGTTATGAACCGTTTGGCCCAATCAGGTCGCGTTGTGATCGACCTTAGCGAAAATCAGATTTCGAACTTTGCAGGCAACGCCATTGAACTACAGGGTAGGAAGGGACGTATTCTCGCCCTTTCGGAGACGGCCTCGGCAGCGCTAGATCATGTGCAAAAGGAGCAAATAAGTGAAAGCGCAACTCTCGTGGAACTAAAAATCCCAACAATCGAACTTTCGGGCGGTTCGGTGCGCTGCACAATTGCCGGAATTCACCTTGCCCCACGCGGATAA
- a CDS encoding Lrp/AsnC family transcriptional regulator — MTSEKLGKHSFDDIDRQLIALLKRDGRAPVAKLAEILKLSRGTVQIRLDRMLNSGALLGFTARVREDYEDGQINAIMMIEISGKNTTQVITRLRRLPQLRRVHTTSGKWDLVAEIRVENLAEFDKTLREVRLVDNIENSETSILLTSV, encoded by the coding sequence ATGACATCTGAAAAACTCGGCAAACATTCCTTTGACGACATAGATCGACAGCTCATCGCGCTGTTAAAGCGTGATGGAAGGGCACCGGTCGCGAAGTTAGCAGAAATTCTGAAACTGTCGCGGGGCACAGTGCAAATAAGGCTGGACAGGATGCTGAACTCGGGCGCGCTACTTGGATTCACGGCGCGTGTACGCGAAGACTATGAGGATGGGCAGATCAACGCAATTATGATGATTGAGATATCCGGCAAAAACACAACTCAGGTCATCACAAGGCTGCGTCGCCTGCCTCAATTGCGGCGTGTGCATACAACCAGCGGAAAATGGGATTTAGTTGCCGAAATCCGAGTCGAAAATTTGGCTGAGTTTGACAAGACGCTTCGCGAAGTGCGGTTGGTAGATAACATCGAAAACAGTGAAACAAGCATATTGCTCACCAGCGTCTAA
- a CDS encoding DUF917 domain-containing protein, translating into MKILSRQDLEDILYGAAIMGTGGGGELSEGFKMIDDALSKGKEFKMVTLDEAPQDALVCTPYMLGAISALPPDQEHLYDRLPRSDEPSILAAYRRFEDYLGRKFYGTISCELGGSNTATAFYAAAMSGAYIIDADPAGRAVPEITHSTYYINGLPAAPIVMANAFGEAIICENVMDDARAEHIVRALSMVSRNDIAAIDHALEIHEIRDAVIPGAISMAMDMGKSWREARAKGEDAADTIAARGLGFVAFRGAVKANDWKTEEGFTIGNISIDGTGGFEGDAYRIWLKNENMVGWLNDIVHATIPDMICMIDTDTGEPVTNPNYFEGQNVAVVILPAPAPFTTPKGLAAFGPTYAGLDQPYSPAVPT; encoded by the coding sequence ATGAAAATTCTCTCCCGCCAAGACCTCGAAGACATTTTGTACGGCGCTGCCATCATGGGCACAGGCGGAGGAGGGGAGCTGTCCGAGGGCTTTAAGATGATCGATGACGCCCTGTCCAAAGGCAAAGAATTCAAGATGGTGACGCTGGACGAAGCCCCGCAAGATGCGCTGGTCTGCACGCCCTATATGCTCGGTGCAATCTCTGCATTGCCACCCGATCAAGAGCATTTGTATGATCGCCTGCCACGCAGTGACGAACCCTCGATCCTTGCGGCATACCGCCGTTTCGAGGACTACTTGGGACGCAAATTCTACGGCACGATATCGTGTGAGCTTGGCGGATCAAACACGGCGACGGCATTTTACGCCGCTGCGATGTCCGGGGCCTATATCATTGACGCTGATCCCGCGGGCCGTGCGGTGCCAGAAATCACCCATTCAACCTATTATATCAACGGCCTGCCTGCCGCGCCAATTGTCATGGCGAATGCTTTTGGTGAAGCGATCATCTGCGAAAACGTCATGGATGATGCACGGGCCGAGCACATCGTGCGCGCCCTGTCTATGGTCAGTCGCAATGATATTGCCGCGATTGATCACGCCCTTGAAATCCATGAGATCCGCGATGCTGTCATCCCTGGCGCGATAAGCATGGCGATGGATATGGGCAAAAGCTGGCGTGAAGCGCGTGCGAAGGGTGAGGATGCTGCCGATACGATTGCCGCCAGAGGTTTAGGGTTTGTGGCGTTTCGCGGTGCTGTCAAAGCAAACGATTGGAAGACCGAGGAGGGGTTTACGATTGGTAACATTTCAATCGACGGTACCGGTGGTTTTGAAGGAGATGCCTATCGCATCTGGCTGAAAAACGAAAACATGGTGGGCTGGTTGAACGACATCGTCCATGCCACAATCCCCGACATGATCTGCATGATTGACACGGACACTGGCGAACCTGTTACGAACCCGAATTATTTTGAAGGCCAGAACGTCGCCGTCGTGATTTTGCCTGCACCAGCGCCGTTCACAACGCCGAAAGGGCTGGCTGCTTTTGGGCCGACCTATGCTGGCCTTGATCAACCCTACAGTCCTGCGGTTCCAACATAG
- a CDS encoding ABC transporter ATP-binding protein, whose translation MANLSLQNIEKSFGTFQALKDVNLDIGSGEFICLLGGSGCGKTTLLRIVAGLEEQTSGDMLLDGEDLGQVTCHERNVGMVFQSLALFPHLNVGQNIAYGLEVRGVAKDERNAKAIELLDVVGLSGLFERPVSALSGGQRQRVAIARALAIQPALFLMDEPFSALDAGLREHLQIEVKKLQRKLGVTTIFVTHDQNEAMSIADRIVILNGGRVEQAGTPTEVYARPQTRFVADFMGTNNIFTATVSDGQVQLENTPLGTTTGDLADLSGKHVIAVRPEYLSLSPATPDSTGLVGVVDFVRLLGASIETELSVGERKFVHTMVSDRAPQFTVGERAEIHFDLDHAWVIPS comes from the coding sequence ATGGCTAATCTGTCGCTTCAAAACATCGAAAAGTCGTTTGGCACGTTCCAAGCGCTGAAAGATGTGAACCTCGATATCGGCTCTGGTGAGTTCATTTGCCTGCTTGGCGGGTCAGGATGTGGCAAGACGACGTTGCTGCGCATTGTTGCTGGGCTTGAAGAACAAACATCGGGCGACATGCTGCTGGATGGCGAAGATTTAGGCCAAGTGACCTGCCATGAGCGTAACGTTGGCATGGTCTTTCAAAGCCTTGCTTTGTTCCCGCATCTAAATGTTGGTCAGAACATCGCCTACGGGCTCGAAGTCCGTGGTGTTGCCAAGGACGAGCGCAACGCCAAAGCCATCGAGTTGTTGGATGTCGTTGGGCTTTCAGGACTGTTCGAGCGTCCGGTTTCAGCACTGTCTGGTGGGCAGCGCCAGCGGGTTGCTATCGCGCGCGCCCTCGCCATTCAGCCCGCACTTTTTCTAATGGATGAACCATTCAGCGCACTTGATGCGGGCCTTCGTGAGCACCTGCAAATCGAAGTGAAAAAGCTACAACGCAAGCTTGGTGTGACCACAATTTTCGTGACCCATGATCAAAACGAAGCCATGTCCATCGCGGACCGGATCGTCATTCTGAACGGTGGTCGTGTGGAACAAGCAGGCACCCCAACCGAAGTTTACGCACGCCCGCAAACGCGCTTCGTCGCGGATTTCATGGGTACCAATAACATTTTCACGGCGACAGTTTCTGACGGCCAAGTCCAACTGGAAAATACGCCCCTTGGGACCACGACGGGCGATCTGGCGGACCTTAGCGGCAAACATGTCATCGCGGTTCGGCCAGAATATCTTTCGCTCAGCCCCGCAACACCTGACAGCACGGGCCTTGTGGGAGTCGTCGATTTTGTCCGTCTGCTTGGCGCGTCCATCGAGACTGAACTAAGCGTTGGTGAGCGAAAATTCGTGCACACGATGGTGTCAGACCGTGCCCCCCAATTCACTGTCGGCGAACGCGCTGAAATCCATTTTGACCTCGATCATGCATGGGTAATTCCGTCATGA
- a CDS encoding recombinase family protein: MLIGYARVSSQGQSLDRQIGALNTAKADKIFREVASGRTVKGRPQLERAIDALGAGDILVIAEWDRATRSMMDGINIIQRVADRSATVKVLDKPWLDLTTPMGKGILAFLSALAEDERERITRRANEGRQIAIANGTKFGRKPKLSDHQRQLARDRMANGETCRAIAKDLGVAHTTISRLR; this comes from the coding sequence ATGCTTATCGGTTACGCCAGAGTGTCCAGTCAGGGACAGTCCCTTGATCGCCAGATTGGTGCCTTGAACACAGCCAAAGCGGACAAGATCTTTCGTGAGGTGGCTTCGGGCCGAACGGTCAAAGGCCGCCCTCAGTTGGAACGCGCTATTGATGCTTTGGGGGCAGGGGACATCCTCGTCATCGCTGAATGGGACAGGGCGACTAGATCGATGATGGACGGGATCAATATCATCCAACGCGTCGCGGACAGATCAGCGACCGTCAAGGTCTTGGACAAACCTTGGCTCGACCTAACAACCCCGATGGGCAAGGGCATTCTGGCCTTTCTCTCAGCTCTGGCTGAGGACGAGCGAGAACGGATCACCCGACGCGCTAATGAAGGCCGCCAAATCGCTATCGCCAACGGTACTAAGTTTGGACGGAAGCCAAAACTCTCAGACCATCAGCGCCAACTTGCTCGCGATCGCATGGCGAATGGAGAAACTTGCCGCGCGATTGCTAAAGACCTTGGTGTCGCTCACACAACGATATCTAGATTGCGGTGA
- a CDS encoding M14 family metallopeptidase, with amino-acid sequence MFIDAGFDGGNIDVVSISQGAEIALRIRKDTKSDHSQWFYFRVLGAKDQSCKFSILNAGEAAYPEAWPDGSVVASYDGADWFRIATQFDGTVLAFAHDCPSETLYVALSPPYPLARHHDLICRALASDHCDLVTCIPSVENRSVEVLRIGSHGETAPKVWIIARQHPGEPMAEWFMEGLIDRLIDSSDQVSADLRAKATFYLVTNMNPDGSSAGNLRTNAAGVDLNRAWATPNSSPEVGGVLNLMDTTGVDLFLDIHGDEEFRFAFAAGCEGNPNFTPQMAQADAAFRQAMHAANADFSVRNGYPLDAPCAANLSVACNQVGERFGCLSLTIEMPFKDNADRPDPRAGWGTQHSVKLGHSTLDAITQFLS; translated from the coding sequence ATGTTCATTGATGCAGGCTTTGACGGCGGCAACATTGACGTTGTGTCGATCTCTCAAGGCGCGGAAATCGCCCTCAGGATTCGCAAAGACACAAAGTCAGACCATTCGCAGTGGTTCTATTTTCGTGTTCTTGGTGCGAAAGACCAGTCTTGTAAATTTTCAATTCTGAATGCGGGCGAAGCAGCCTATCCAGAAGCATGGCCAGACGGGTCGGTTGTCGCGTCCTATGACGGCGCGGACTGGTTTAGGATCGCGACGCAGTTCGATGGCACCGTGTTGGCCTTCGCCCATGATTGCCCGTCTGAAACGCTCTATGTCGCCCTCAGTCCGCCTTATCCGCTTGCCCGCCATCACGATCTGATTTGCCGTGCCTTGGCGTCCGATCATTGTGACCTGGTCACCTGTATACCGAGCGTGGAAAACCGCAGCGTTGAGGTTTTGCGGATCGGGTCACACGGCGAAACTGCGCCCAAGGTCTGGATTATCGCTCGCCAACATCCGGGTGAACCGATGGCAGAATGGTTTATGGAAGGCCTAATTGATCGGCTTATTGATTCCAGCGACCAAGTATCGGCGGACCTTCGTGCGAAGGCCACGTTCTACCTTGTAACCAATATGAACCCAGACGGCAGCAGTGCCGGCAACCTTCGAACCAATGCGGCAGGTGTTGACCTCAACCGCGCATGGGCGACCCCAAACTCCAGCCCCGAGGTTGGAGGGGTGCTGAATTTGATGGACACCACAGGCGTAGACCTGTTTTTGGACATCCACGGTGATGAAGAATTCCGGTTTGCCTTTGCGGCAGGATGTGAAGGCAACCCCAACTTTACGCCCCAGATGGCGCAGGCGGATGCTGCATTTCGCCAAGCGATGCATGCAGCCAACGCAGATTTTTCTGTACGCAATGGCTATCCACTTGATGCGCCGTGTGCGGCGAACCTTTCAGTCGCCTGCAATCAGGTGGGGGAACGATTTGGCTGCTTATCCTTGACGATCGAGATGCCGTTTAAAGATAACGCAGACCGTCCAGATCCACGCGCAGGATGGGGCACACAGCATAGTGTCAAACTTGGTCATTCGACACTCGATGCGATCACCCAATTCCTCAGCTAG
- a CDS encoding ABC transporter permease, whose protein sequence is MNTVLKRGFIWLIAAGLILPFLIVAGVSINANSNISFPPTELSLRWYTILFTESDWLIPIRNSLMIAVVAAFLSVSIALAANYVLWRLKSGFGKFVFALGIGPFMLPPIIIAMGASVFWAEIGMYGRVEATIISHGVFFVTLPLVIISRGFAALSDDVVEASRTMGATPWQTFKKVIFPLVLPYAITGYALVAIISVNEYLISYMVSGFAVETLPIRIFNNVRYGYTPVVASAAMAFALFTIGVLLVLSMITDLLKLLGGSRD, encoded by the coding sequence ATGAATACTGTTTTGAAACGCGGGTTTATCTGGCTGATTGCTGCGGGTCTGATCCTGCCGTTCCTGATCGTGGCAGGGGTGTCGATCAACGCCAACAGCAACATATCGTTCCCGCCGACCGAACTGTCGCTGCGTTGGTACACGATCCTATTCACCGAAAGCGATTGGCTGATCCCGATCCGCAATTCACTGATGATTGCTGTGGTCGCGGCCTTCCTGTCCGTCAGCATCGCCTTGGCTGCGAACTATGTTTTGTGGCGGCTGAAATCGGGCTTCGGCAAATTTGTTTTCGCGCTCGGGATTGGGCCGTTCATGTTGCCACCTATCATTATCGCCATGGGGGCCAGTGTGTTCTGGGCTGAAATCGGCATGTATGGCCGCGTTGAGGCGACGATTATCTCGCACGGGGTGTTCTTTGTGACCCTGCCGTTGGTCATCATATCGCGCGGGTTTGCCGCCCTGTCTGATGATGTCGTCGAGGCCTCACGCACCATGGGTGCAACCCCGTGGCAGACCTTCAAAAAGGTGATTTTCCCGCTCGTGCTGCCCTATGCCATCACAGGCTATGCCTTGGTGGCGATCATCAGCGTCAATGAATATCTGATTTCCTATATGGTGTCGGGTTTTGCTGTCGAAACCTTGCCGATCCGCATCTTTAACAACGTGCGTTATGGCTACACGCCGGTCGTGGCGTCCGCTGCAATGGCATTCGCGCTGTTTACCATTGGCGTGTTGTTGGTGCTGTCGATGATCACCGATCTTTTGAAACTTCTTGGTGGTTCGCGCGATTAA
- a CDS encoding cupin domain-containing protein — MTKSYSFVPPMGGKNYDWSADHTYVKVSAQNTGGAYTLMEDNLKATFALGLHLHRTHAETFYILEGCINFYVDGDWMTAIPGTCLHVPAGVPHSCTLASGETGGRMLMIYQPSGFDEYLAELATMSDADFANEQKMTALNERYDIINLGPLPAGQPSA; from the coding sequence ATGACCAAGAGCTACAGCTTCGTCCCCCCGATGGGTGGCAAGAACTATGACTGGAGCGCCGACCACACTTACGTGAAAGTCTCCGCGCAAAACACGGGCGGCGCCTATACCTTGATGGAGGATAACCTGAAGGCCACGTTTGCGCTTGGCCTGCACCTCCACCGCACCCATGCCGAGACCTTCTACATCCTCGAAGGTTGCATTAATTTCTACGTTGATGGCGACTGGATGACCGCGATACCCGGAACTTGTTTGCATGTGCCGGCCGGTGTTCCTCATTCCTGCACGCTCGCGAGTGGTGAAACAGGGGGGCGGATGTTGATGATTTATCAGCCTTCAGGTTTTGACGAATATCTCGCCGAACTGGCCACCATGTCCGACGCTGACTTCGCAAATGAACAGAAGATGACAGCGTTGAACGAGCGTTATGACATCATCAACCTCGGGCCACTTCCTGCTGGACAGCCAAGCGCTTAA
- a CDS encoding ABC transporter permease produces the protein MRHFKPAHLIGMYPLGMMCLFFLGPLAFMIVVSFYERDPLGFYNVAFVWDNYAKFFSSFYYTISMRSIWSSALGAVLVVLLAFPAMFIITDMVRRWQLFWIILLLSLMCLSEVILGFAWLILLSESSGIPKFLGWVGLWDDPRSLSPSFAAMLIGFITLGFSLVALMFYPQMAQRDRSIEEAARTLGTSPARVFIKVVLPNYRTAIIGAVVTMFVYFLGVFVMPTMLGRPQDWNMTVIITDKAVGDANMPLGAALSVIMLLFTLVIIGALMFGTRKERQS, from the coding sequence ATGAGACATTTCAAACCCGCGCACCTGATCGGTATGTACCCCCTTGGGATGATGTGCCTTTTCTTCCTTGGCCCGCTCGCCTTCATGATCGTCGTCAGCTTTTACGAACGTGATCCGCTGGGGTTCTACAACGTGGCGTTCGTCTGGGACAATTACGCCAAATTCTTCTCTTCGTTCTACTACACCATTTCGATGCGTTCGATCTGGTCGTCGGCTTTGGGAGCGGTTCTGGTCGTGCTACTCGCATTCCCGGCGATGTTTATAATCACCGATATGGTGCGTCGTTGGCAGCTGTTCTGGATTATCCTGCTTCTCTCGTTGATGTGCCTTAGTGAGGTCATCCTCGGGTTTGCATGGCTTATACTTCTGTCCGAAAGTTCGGGCATCCCGAAGTTCCTTGGCTGGGTAGGGCTTTGGGACGATCCACGTTCCCTGTCGCCCAGTTTTGCGGCGATGTTGATCGGCTTTATCACTCTCGGTTTTTCGCTGGTTGCGTTGATGTTTTACCCACAAATGGCGCAGCGTGATCGGTCCATTGAGGAGGCCGCGCGCACCTTGGGCACGTCCCCTGCGCGCGTATTCATCAAGGTCGTTCTACCCAATTATCGCACAGCCATTATTGGCGCTGTCGTCACGATGTTCGTCTACTTCTTAGGCGTGTTCGTGATGCCAACGATGCTGGGCCGCCCGCAGGATTGGAACATGACCGTGATCATTACCGACAAGGCTGTTGGGGACGCCAACATGCCGCTCGGCGCAGCACTGTCGGTTATCATGTTGCTGTTCACTCTGGTGATCATCGGCGCGCTAATGTTCGGAACCCGCAAGGAGCGCCAGTCATGA